In a genomic window of Nocardia fluminea:
- the eutC gene encoding ethanolamine ammonia-lyase subunit EutC — protein sequence MAEDFWGALRGSTQARIGLGRTGDALPTTDVLALRAAHAAARDAVHLPLDVAALTERIAAVGLGAPVTVASRAADRAEYLRRPDLGRVPGDLTVVTETGADIGFVLADGLSPLALADHAPGLLAALSAELGDSYTLAPPVIATQARVALGDHIAAAMGVRTVLVLIGERPGLSVADSLGIYLTHLPRPGRADAERNCVSNIHPPDGLTYTDAARVVAGLVAGARALGRSGVDLKDTSRADSLAAAETSVVEPAPRS from the coding sequence GTGGCCGAAGACTTCTGGGGCGCGCTGCGGGGCAGCACGCAAGCCAGGATCGGACTGGGCCGGACCGGCGACGCGTTGCCGACGACAGACGTCCTCGCCTTACGCGCCGCCCACGCGGCTGCCCGCGACGCCGTTCACCTTCCCCTGGACGTGGCGGCCCTCACCGAGCGGATCGCGGCCGTCGGGCTCGGCGCGCCGGTGACCGTCGCCAGCAGGGCGGCCGATCGCGCCGAGTACCTCCGGCGTCCCGATCTCGGCAGAGTGCCCGGCGACCTCACCGTCGTCACCGAGACCGGCGCCGACATCGGCTTCGTCCTCGCCGACGGGCTCTCCCCGCTCGCCCTCGCCGACCACGCCCCCGGTCTTCTCGCCGCCCTGTCCGCCGAACTCGGCGACAGCTACACCCTGGCCCCGCCGGTCATCGCCACCCAGGCCAGAGTCGCGCTGGGCGACCACATCGCCGCAGCGATGGGCGTGCGTACGGTCCTGGTGCTGATCGGCGAACGCCCCGGCCTCTCGGTCGCCGACAGCCTCGGCATCTACCTCACGCATCTGCCGCGCCCTGGCCGCGCCGACGCCGAACGCAACTGCGTCTCCAATATCCACCCGCCCGACGGACTCACCTACACCGACGCCGCTCGCGTGGTGGCGGGGCTGGTCGCGGGCGCTCGCGCGCTCGGCCGTTCGGGAGTCGACCTCAAGGACACCTCGCGCGCCGACTCGCTGGCCGCCGCCGAAACCTCGGTCGTCGAACCAGCACCTCGTTCGTGA
- a CDS encoding NUDIX hydrolase, protein MIRTAALAHVRDRRLIQTRPEGKDVFYMAGGKIDPGETPLQALHREIEEELGVGLAGVAEFGVFEAEAFGHRRNTGLHMTCFRAELTGEPFATGEIAEFRYFTVSEYAAMEHVAPGSMMVFRRLHELDLIDW, encoded by the coding sequence ATGATCCGCACCGCCGCCCTCGCCCATGTCCGCGACCGCAGGCTGATTCAGACGCGTCCCGAAGGCAAGGATGTCTTCTACATGGCGGGCGGCAAGATCGACCCCGGCGAGACCCCTTTACAGGCGCTACATCGCGAGATCGAGGAAGAACTCGGCGTCGGCCTGGCCGGGGTCGCCGAGTTCGGCGTCTTCGAGGCCGAAGCGTTCGGGCACCGCCGCAACACCGGCCTGCACATGACCTGTTTCCGGGCCGAACTCACCGGAGAACCCTTCGCCACCGGCGAAATCGCCGAATTCCGCTACTTCACCGTGAGTGAATACGCCGCGATGGAGCACGTCGCGCCCGGTTCGATGATGGTGTTCCGGCGCCTGCACGAACTCGACCTGATCGACTGGTAG
- a CDS encoding ethanolamine ammonia-lyase subunit EutB, with protein MTVYRSTIGVTTYTFDGLIELMAKATPLRSGDELAGCAAGTDAERAAAQWALAEVPLTTFLSDVLVPYETDEVTRLIIDTHDRPAFGPIAHLTVGGLRDWLLAVAATEDSAATLTAVSPGLTPEMVAAVSKIMRNQDLIAVAKAAEVTAGFRTTIGLPGRLSTRLQPNHPTDDPRGIAAATLDGLLLGCGDAVIGINPATDSPRATADLLQLLDDVRLRFDIPTQSCVLSHVTTTIGLIEAGAPVDLVFQSVAGTEGANTGFGVNISLLREGNEAGRSLRRGTVGDNVMYLETGQGSALSANAHLGVGDRPVDQQTLEARAYAVARDLRPLLVNTVVGFIGPEYLYDGKQIIRAGLEDHFCGKLLGLPMGVDVCYTNHAEADQDDMDTLLTLLGAAGCAFVIAVPGADDVMLGYQSLSFHDALYARQVLNLRPAPEFETWLSGLGMLDANGRVRQVEPLSSPLRALTASR; from the coding sequence ATGACCGTGTACCGCAGCACAATCGGCGTCACGACCTACACCTTCGACGGCTTGATCGAGCTGATGGCGAAGGCCACGCCCCTGCGCAGCGGCGACGAACTCGCCGGATGCGCGGCGGGCACCGACGCCGAACGTGCCGCGGCGCAGTGGGCCTTGGCGGAGGTGCCGCTGACCACGTTCCTGAGCGACGTGCTGGTGCCGTACGAAACCGACGAGGTCACCCGGCTGATCATCGACACACACGACCGGCCGGCCTTCGGGCCGATCGCGCATCTGACCGTCGGCGGGCTGCGGGACTGGTTGCTCGCCGTCGCCGCCACCGAGGATTCGGCGGCGACCCTGACCGCGGTGTCGCCCGGGCTGACGCCGGAGATGGTGGCCGCGGTCAGCAAGATCATGCGCAATCAGGACCTGATCGCGGTGGCCAAGGCGGCCGAGGTGACGGCGGGTTTCCGCACCACCATCGGCCTGCCCGGCCGGTTGAGCACGCGGTTGCAGCCCAACCATCCCACCGACGATCCGCGGGGGATCGCCGCCGCCACCCTGGACGGGCTGCTGCTCGGCTGCGGCGACGCGGTGATCGGGATCAACCCGGCCACCGATTCGCCGCGGGCCACCGCGGATCTGCTGCAGCTGCTCGACGACGTGCGGTTGCGCTTCGACATCCCCACGCAGTCGTGCGTGCTCTCCCACGTCACCACGACCATCGGGTTGATCGAGGCCGGTGCGCCGGTGGACCTGGTGTTCCAGTCGGTGGCGGGCACCGAGGGCGCGAATACCGGCTTCGGCGTGAACATCTCACTGCTGCGCGAAGGGAACGAGGCGGGGCGGTCGCTGCGGCGCGGCACCGTCGGCGACAACGTGATGTACCTCGAAACCGGGCAGGGCTCCGCGCTGAGCGCGAATGCCCATCTCGGCGTCGGTGATCGGCCCGTGGACCAGCAGACGCTGGAAGCGCGCGCCTACGCCGTGGCCCGGGATCTGCGACCGCTCCTGGTGAATACGGTCGTCGGATTCATCGGGCCCGAGTACCTGTACGACGGGAAGCAGATCATTCGGGCCGGACTCGAGGATCATTTCTGCGGCAAACTGCTCGGCCTGCCGATGGGCGTGGATGTCTGCTACACCAACCACGCCGAGGCCGACCAGGACGACATGGACACGCTGCTCACCCTGTTGGGCGCGGCAGGTTGCGCCTTCGTCATCGCGGTGCCCGGCGCCGACGACGTGATGCTCGGCTACCAGAGCCTCAGCTTCCACGACGCCCTCTACGCCCGCCAGGTCCTGAACCTGCGCCCCGCACCGGAATTCGAGACCTGGCTCTCGGGCCTGGGCATGCTCGACGCGAACGGCCGTGTGCGACAGGTGGAACCGCTGTCCTCGCCACTCCGCGCGCTGACGGCCTCGAGATGA
- a CDS encoding DUF4307 domain-containing protein produces the protein MTEPAPDSAATTAAAAARHADRYGTKPPARRLWLMVLLGVGVVAAGFAAAFLGFQKYGPKPIETEQLSYVVVDDATLDVRIKVTRDDPQQAVVCFVRAMARDGAEVGRREVLVPGSDSTSVQVSTTVKTSARPSAGDIYGCSDQVPGYLRTSAE, from the coding sequence ATGACCGAGCCCGCACCGGACTCCGCCGCGACCACGGCCGCCGCAGCAGCGCGACACGCCGACCGATATGGCACGAAACCACCTGCACGTCGCCTGTGGCTGATGGTTTTGCTCGGTGTCGGCGTGGTGGCTGCGGGCTTCGCGGCGGCCTTTCTCGGCTTCCAGAAATATGGCCCGAAGCCGATCGAGACCGAGCAGCTGAGCTACGTGGTAGTCGACGACGCCACCCTGGACGTCCGGATCAAGGTCACCCGCGACGACCCACAGCAGGCCGTGGTCTGCTTCGTGCGGGCGATGGCTCGCGACGGCGCCGAAGTGGGCAGACGCGAAGTACTCGTGCCCGGCTCGGATTCGACCAGCGTGCAAGTCAGCACTACGGTGAAGACATCGGCACGACCTTCGGCGGGCGACATCTACGGTTGCAGCGACCAGGTTCCGGGGTATCTGCGCACCAGCGCCGAATAG
- the greA gene encoding transcription elongation factor GreA — MTENVTWLTQESHDRLKGELDSLIANRPVIAAEINERREEGDLKENGGYHAAREEQGQQEARIRQLQELLNNAKVGVAPTKSGVALPGSVVTVYYDGDSADTETFLIATREEGLGATGLEAYSPNSPLGGALIDAKVGETREYTLPNGNTMKVTLVSAEPYHS, encoded by the coding sequence ATGACCGAGAATGTGACCTGGCTTACCCAGGAGTCGCACGACAGGCTCAAGGGTGAGTTGGACTCGCTCATTGCCAATCGTCCGGTCATTGCCGCCGAGATCAACGAGCGCCGCGAAGAAGGCGACCTCAAGGAGAACGGTGGCTACCACGCCGCGCGTGAGGAGCAGGGTCAGCAGGAGGCGCGTATCCGCCAGCTGCAGGAACTGCTGAACAACGCCAAGGTCGGCGTCGCCCCCACCAAATCCGGTGTGGCGCTGCCGGGTTCGGTCGTCACGGTCTACTACGACGGCGACTCCGCCGATACCGAGACCTTCCTGATCGCGACCCGCGAAGAGGGACTCGGCGCCACCGGCCTCGAGGCCTACTCGCCGAACTCGCCGCTGGGCGGCGCGCTGATCGACGCCAAGGTGGGCGAGACCCGCGAGTACACACTCCCCAACGGCAACACCATGAAGGTGACGCTGGTCAGCGCGGAGCCGTACCACAGCTGA
- the mca gene encoding mycothiol conjugate amidase Mca, whose translation MAVHAHPDDESSKGAATTARYAAEGVEVLVVTLTGGERGSILNPAMDTPGVLDRINEVRREEMAAAAHALGVRQHWLGFVDSGLPEGDPLPPLPEGCFALVPLEESTEALVRVIREFKPQVITTYDENGGYPHPDHIRCHEVSMAAYEAAGDPTKFPDAGEPWTPLKLYYDHGFSMKRLETFAEEYERIGEPFPLQEWLDRMKQYQAARGDIMGRVTTQIECSKYFPQRDDALRAHATQIDPNGAFFAIPLEMQQRLWPTEEFELAKTRVSTAIPETDLFAGIEDGDR comes from the coding sequence ATGGCAGTGCACGCCCACCCCGACGACGAATCGAGCAAGGGCGCCGCGACGACCGCCAGGTACGCCGCGGAGGGCGTCGAGGTGCTCGTCGTGACGCTGACCGGCGGCGAGCGCGGCAGCATCCTGAACCCGGCCATGGACACCCCCGGTGTGCTGGACCGGATCAACGAGGTCCGGCGCGAGGAGATGGCCGCGGCCGCCCACGCGCTCGGCGTGCGCCAGCACTGGCTGGGATTCGTCGACTCCGGGCTGCCCGAGGGCGACCCGCTGCCGCCGCTGCCCGAGGGCTGCTTCGCGTTGGTGCCGCTGGAGGAATCCACCGAGGCGCTGGTGCGCGTGATCCGCGAGTTCAAGCCGCAGGTGATCACCACTTACGACGAGAACGGCGGCTACCCGCACCCGGACCACATCCGCTGCCACGAGGTGTCGATGGCCGCGTACGAGGCGGCGGGCGATCCCACGAAGTTCCCCGACGCGGGCGAACCGTGGACGCCGCTCAAGCTCTACTACGACCACGGCTTCAGCATGAAGCGCCTGGAGACCTTCGCCGAGGAGTACGAGCGCATCGGTGAACCGTTCCCGCTGCAGGAGTGGCTGGACCGGATGAAGCAGTACCAGGCGGCCCGCGGCGACATCATGGGCCGGGTCACCACTCAGATCGAATGCTCGAAATACTTCCCCCAGCGTGACGACGCCCTGCGCGCCCACGCGACCCAGATCGATCCCAACGGCGCGTTCTTCGCGATCCCGTTGGAGATGCAGCAGCGGCTCTGGCCGACAGAGGAGTTCGAATTGGCCAAGACGCGCGTGTCAACCGCTATCCCGGAGACCGACCTGTTCGCCGGCATCGAGGACGGCGACCGGTGA